One Triticum dicoccoides isolate Atlit2015 ecotype Zavitan chromosome 3B, WEW_v2.0, whole genome shotgun sequence genomic window, gcacGGGCGTTTAAGGCCCGTTTAAGGCATCCATCTGGGTTGAAATTTCGTGACCAATTAGTAACCAGGTGGCCGCCCGGATCTTAGAGGCGGGTTTGAAACGCCCGGTTGTACATGCTCTAACACAAAGCAAGAAATAGGCCCTAGTTCATATGGTGAAGTGCCAATCATGGTCAACACCAACCAATTCCAACGAGGGTGCGCTAGAAAGTAGAGGCAACACAAGATGCATGTCAAGATTAGATTTGAAAAATATCGTAGAGATTGGGGTGTGTGTGTCAACAACATCAACTATCATCATCACCAAATTGTAAGTTACGACCTTGACTTTGACAATTAAACGCTCTGAATGGTCCAAAGCAGAACAAGACCCTACTTGAAGTTGCGTGGTGGATCACTATCTTATAAAAGTTGGGAAAGTCTTAGGATTATTATAGGAAAAATGAATTAATAGTAAGAGGGAAAATGTAACACCCCATTTTTGGGGTAAATGATTTTGGCTTTTAAAAATAATACATGTGGTGCTTTATAATTTTAGGGGGCTTTTAGAACTTTCTCAAAATTTCCCTCTTACCTTGGATCTTTTTGGAGATGAAGTACCTACCCATATATTACCTGATGTTACCATGCATATTCCTTTGCTAACCCTTGGCCACAATTAAAAATAGCCATATAGCCATTAATTTTATTAATAGAATTAAACACTAATCATCATGGTTGATTAATGAAAAAGTTCCTTTCCCGNNNNNNNNNNNNNNNNNNNNNNNNNNNNNNNNNNNNNNNNNNNNNNNNNNNNNNNNNNNNNNNNNNNNNNNNNNNNNNNNNNNNNNNNNNNNNNNNNNNNNNNNNNNNNNNNNNNNNNNNNNNNNNNNNNNNNNNNNNNNNNNNNNNNNNNNNNNNNNNNNNNNNNNNNNNNNNNNNNNNNNNNNNNNNNNNNNNNNNNNNNNNNNNNNNNNNNNNNNNNNNNNNNNNNNNNNNNNNNNNNNNNNNNNNNNNNNNNNNNNNNNNNNNNNNNNNNNNNNNNNNNNNNNNNNNNNNNNNNNNNNNNNNNNNNNNNNNNNNAATAAATATTAGGAAAATACAAGATAGTTACAGTAGGCCTCCTTAAGCCTCTAGAATCCAGTTATGCAAAAATCTAGTCCGGTCTTATGCAAGATTTTGAGGCCATTGCAAATTGTGGCACTTTTTCAATTATATGGATACATAATTACATACTGACCGTGTAGTGTTGATTGCTTTGGTTAGGTTTAAATTGAATCATATCATCTGTATACATTCACCCAACTGGGAGAAAGATCCATATAAGGTAGAAATAAAGATATGGACGCTGCACAAAAGAAAGTTTGGTGGTAGCAAACCTCACCAAGAAACAAGTGCTTAGCTGATCTGTTAAAAGTAGCAATTGCAGCAAAAATGAAAAACAACCAGTGCCATCAGGAACTAGGAACTGGCAAACCAACAAATAGCGGTAGAAGAGAGCAAACCTGCAGCACGAGGTATCATCAGGCTCTGGCCATCAGTTCAGAGCCTTTCACACGGAGTACATTTTTCCTCTGTAATTCTTGCTGTACATACCTTCTCGTCTGGCAATGGCAGATCACCCTAAGGTTGGGAGCACAAATGAAACGTCACACTCAATAGACCTTTGGTTTAAAGTCTTGGAGCACATGATATGTTTCGATTTCGGATGAACATTCACAAGAAGCATGATATATACATATATAAACATCCATCTTCCGTAGTACATAACAACCATTTCTGCAAATTTTCACCATATAAGTTCGTCACATCGTAATAATGTATTACATTGAACATAAACATGATTTTACCCATCCTCCTCCGAAATGGCAGTCAGCTCAGACATGAAATGGTAAGAATCCTCTAGGGGGGTGTGGCCACTATCACAGAAGAACGGCCTTGAAGGCACCTGCAGCACATCACTGCCGCCTTCGAGCATCTCTATGACTTCGCTCATCGCCGGACGATCGTGGGACTTCATCTGGATGCAACATAGGCCAACTAGACACAGCTTCCTCTCCAACTCATGCATCTCAGCAGATATCTCACCCAGTTCATGTTTGGTTAGCCGGTCATACACCCACGATGGGTAGAATGCCTGGCTTGAGTTCGCCGCATTTGGGTCAGCATTCCTGCGTCCTCCAGCCATCTCCAACAGCAGCATCCCGAAGCTGTAGACGTCGGACTTGCTGGATATGACGCCGAAGCTCCGGGATACCATTTCAGGAGCCATGTACCCGATTGTTCCCCGTAAGGCGCTCAACGGCACAAAATTGTTATCCCTTGGGTATAGCTTGGCAAGGCCAAAATCGGCGACTTTTGGGACAAAATTGCTGTCAAGAAGGATGTTGTGCGGCTTGATGTCAAAGTGTAAAATCTGCATGTCACAGCCTTGATGCAAGTAGTTGATCCCCCTGGCAATGCCCAAGGCAATTTCATTGAGCTTGTCCCAGGAAAAACTCTTTTCGACCGAGAAGATGTACTTGTCCAGAGAACCACGGGGCATATACTCGTAGACTAGTGCCCTCCTCATTTCCTCGGAGCAGAAACCCACCAGACGCACCACATTGACGTGGTGGATCCTACCGATGGTGGAGACCTCGCTGATGAAATCTTCTCCGTCGCAGCTGGATTTACCGTCAAGCATCTTGATGGCCACAGGGACATCGCCTGGGAGTAGAACGCCCTTATACACGGAGCCGTAGCCCCCCTGACCCAGCTTGTCTCTGAAATGGCTTGTGACTGCAACAATATCTGTGTAGGCATACCTTGTCGGGCCGATCATTTGCTGCATCCGTAGGAACTTCTCGACCGCATCGATTGTGATCCTTGTTTTCCAGTATTTGTGGGCTAGGAAGACCAGTACCACCAGAGGAGCAAACACAAACCTGCGTAGAGCTGCACATATAGAACAAGTTTATATGGGGTCACCAAGAAACTACTAGTGTAGCTAGTATATGCAATTCTATCAATGTACCAGCAATCAACTTCAATATCAACATGGAGTATACTGTTGAGGACTGTAGTTTGCGAAGGTGTTCATTGGAAGGAAAAGTGTCTGCTCCAAATGCGCAATGTAAGATCTCAGAATCAACCGTAAAAATGGTCCATATCCAATCCCAGTTGCCAAGAGTACTAGCCATTGGTTTTCCTGGAACTGGGCTGCAGACAAGGGAGAAAATGTAGAAAGTCACACAGTGTACATATATAGATATATCCAAAACAGACGGTGTATAGATCCCAAACTCACACAATCTTATCCTTTAGGCAATCCTTGAAGCCCCCATACCTCCTTTTATATTTCAAAGGAAACCAAACAGGAAATCCTCTCCTCAGGGTTTCCACCAAAACACCATGGCTTGCATTACTATATTGCACGCTCTGATCACCCAAAGCAGCCACAGCCAAGTACCCGCAGTAAGGATTAAGATCTCCAACATAAAGAGAGTCAATCAACACATAGACAAAAGAAGACCTCGTTCTCAGGCAAGCTACCGGTATGTAGTCACT contains:
- the LOC119277897 gene encoding rust resistance kinase Lr10-like, translated to MPPWWFLVHFMAAILAVDVQGRYDTTDRYACDPFSCGHLQDIQYPFRLRGDLRLCGLPSYELDCSDSKATIRINTGTYFVTDINYKHSYFWVVDANLDMSGSCPLPSWDQRPYIYGIPGSDGFVELYPRSVTWANFVNCSRAVTDNSDYIPVACLRTRSSFVYVLIDSLYVGDLNPYCGYLAVAALGDQSVQYSNASHGVLVETLRRGFPVWFPLKYKRRYGGFKDCLKDKIVPVPGKPMASTLGNWDWIWTIFTVDSEILHCAFGADTFPSNEHLRKLQSSTVYSMLILKLIAALRRFVFAPLVVLVFLAHKYWKTRITIDAVEKFLRMQQMIGPTRYAYTDIVAVTSHFRDKLGQGGYGSVYKGVLLPGDVPVAIKMLDGKSSCDGEDFISEVSTIGRIHHVNVVRLVGFCSEEMRRALVYEYMPRGSLDKYIFSVEKSFSWDKLNEIALGIARGINYLHQGCDMQILHFDIKPHNILLDSNFVPKVADFGLAKLYPRDNNFVPLSALRGTIGYMAPEMVSRSFGVISSKSDVYSFGMLLLEMAGGRRNADPNAANSSQAFYPSWVYDRLTKHELGEISAEMHELERKLCLVGLCCIQMKSHDRPAMSEVIEMLEGGSDVLQVPSRPFFCDSGHTPLEDSYHFMSELTAISEEDG